One window from the genome of Amphiprion ocellaris isolate individual 3 ecotype Okinawa chromosome 23, ASM2253959v1, whole genome shotgun sequence encodes:
- the LOC111585988 gene encoding coxsackievirus and adenovirus receptor homolog isoform X2, with translation MVCSSDLQVDVKPGEDALLPCRAAGDADLGVAEWRRADKRRSLADILVIRDGKKLPDQHPSVHGRVKLKDPEMKSRDVSVILKNVTINDTGTYECRIKTDRTIGSPPELVNIIELRVKDSGQTEDSEDDGTKHEGPKNEGTEDEGLSDLTAVFKVFIILAGLAFVIVLVIRYSELFVAFWEIARRPAAALNSWRIFLFKLW, from the exons ATGGTGTGCAGCtcag ATCTTCAGGTTGATGTGAAACCTGGAGAAGATGCTCTGCTTCCATGCAGGGCTGCTGGAGATGCTGACCTCGGAGTGGCCGAGTGGCGACGAGCAGACAAAAGAAGAAGTCTAGCTGACATCTTGGTCATCCGAGATGGAAAGAAACTCCCTGACCAGCATCCATCTGTTCATGGCCGAGTGAAGCTGAAAGATCCTGAGATGAAGAGCAGAGATGTTTCTGTGATTCTGAAGAATGTCACCATCAATGACACTGGAACGTACGAGTGTCGCATCAAAACAGACAGAACCATCGGAAGCCCACCTGAGCTTGTCAACATCATCGAGCTGAGAGTAAAAGACTCAG GTCAGACTGAAGACTCTGAAGATGATGGAACGAAGCATGAAGGACCCAAGAATGAAGGAACCGAGGATGAAGGACTCAGTGACCTAACAGCGGTGTTCAAAGTGTTCATTATTCTGGCTGGGCTTGCCTTTGTTATAGTCCTTGTTATCCGGTATTCGGAATTGTTTGTGGCATTCTGGGAGATTGCCAGGAGGCCTGCAGCGGCACTGAACTCATGGAGGATCTTCCTGTTTAAGTTGTGGTGA
- the LOC111585988 gene encoding uncharacterized protein LOC111585988 isoform X1 translates to MVCSSGVTDGNIWIGDKDVGDKDGGDKDGIRADLQVDVKPGEDALLPCRAAGDADLGVAEWRRADKRRSLADILVIRDGKKLPDQHPSVHGRVKLKDPEMKSRDVSVILKNVTINDTGTYECRIKTDRTIGSPPELVNIIELRVKDSGQTEDSEDDGTKHEGPKNEGTEDEGLSDLTAVFKVFIILAGLAFVIVLVIRYSELFVAFWEIARRPAAALNSWRIFLFKLW, encoded by the exons ATGGTGTGCAGCtcag GAGTCACTGATGGAAACATCTGGATTGGAGACAAGGATGTAGGAGACAAGGATGGAGGAGACAAGGATGGAATCAGGGCAG ATCTTCAGGTTGATGTGAAACCTGGAGAAGATGCTCTGCTTCCATGCAGGGCTGCTGGAGATGCTGACCTCGGAGTGGCCGAGTGGCGACGAGCAGACAAAAGAAGAAGTCTAGCTGACATCTTGGTCATCCGAGATGGAAAGAAACTCCCTGACCAGCATCCATCTGTTCATGGCCGAGTGAAGCTGAAAGATCCTGAGATGAAGAGCAGAGATGTTTCTGTGATTCTGAAGAATGTCACCATCAATGACACTGGAACGTACGAGTGTCGCATCAAAACAGACAGAACCATCGGAAGCCCACCTGAGCTTGTCAACATCATCGAGCTGAGAGTAAAAGACTCAG GTCAGACTGAAGACTCTGAAGATGATGGAACGAAGCATGAAGGACCCAAGAATGAAGGAACCGAGGATGAAGGACTCAGTGACCTAACAGCGGTGTTCAAAGTGTTCATTATTCTGGCTGGGCTTGCCTTTGTTATAGTCCTTGTTATCCGGTATTCGGAATTGTTTGTGGCATTCTGGGAGATTGCCAGGAGGCCTGCAGCGGCACTGAACTCATGGAGGATCTTCCTGTTTAAGTTGTGGTGA